Sequence from the Pseudomonas sp. LS.1a genome:
GCCGATGCCGGTGCGCACCCGGTCAGGGTGGCAGGCTCGCTGCCGCCGCTGTTCGGCTCGTATCGTCCGGACCTGTTCCAGCCCGAGCGTGTCGAGGAGGTGCTGACCCCCTTGCTGCAAGGCCTGGCCCCGCATGTTGACCTGTGGCTGGCGGAAACCCAGAGCTCGGTTGCCGAGGTGCGGGCCATTCACGGCCACTTGCCGGCAGACGGCAGGCCGTTCTGGGTGTCGTTCACCTTGCAGGACGAAGAAGTCGACGAGGTGCCCCGCCTGCGTTCCGGCGAGCCGGTGGCCGATGCCATCGAAGCCGTGGTCGGCCTGGGGGTGGCGGCCGTGCTGTTCAACTGTAGCCAGCCCGAGGTCATTGGTGCTGCACTGGAGGTAGCGCGCTCGGTCATCGAGCGACACAACGCCGACATCGCCATCGGCGCCTATGCCAACGCCTTCCCGCCGCAACCGAAGGAAGCCACCGCCAACGACGGCCTGGATGAGCTGCGCGAAGACCTGGACCCGCCGGGTTACCTGGCATGGGCCAACGACTGGCGCGCGCGGGGTGCCAGCATGATCGGCGGCTGCTGTGGCATCGGCCCGGAGCATATTGCCGAGCTGAAACGCAACCTGGCGTGAAGCCGGCAGGGTGCCGGGCGGCTTCCGCGCCTGCTCGGCATCCAGCCATTAAAAAAAACGTTACTCAGACCCGGATTCCATCGTTTTTCAGTCCCCCCGCCATGCCCCTATAGTCCGCTGAAAGCCGATGCTGAATCGGTGTACAAAACTCAGCGGTGCGGGAACCGGATATGAACAACAACGAAAAAAGCGTGGGCAATGCAGCGGTCGGTATCGGTACACGAGTGGTGTGGAGCGGGGAGCAGGTCCAGCACCCGTACAACGCTACCCAGACCCCGATCGTGGTCAGTGCCGCCTACGGCTACAACGACATCGATGCCTGGTACGACGTGGCGCAGGGCAAGTTGCCGGGCTACATCTACAGCCGCATGAGCAACCCGACAGTCGCCACGCTGGAAGCGAAGCTGTGCGAGCTGGAGCAGTCCGAGTCGGCGGTGGCATTCAGCAGCGGCATGGCTGCCATCAGTGCCGTGCTGCACACGTTCCTCTCAAGCGGCAAGCGAGTGGTATCGACCCGCGACAGTTACGGCGGCACCAACAAGATTTTCGAAGAGTTCCTGCCGCGCATGGGCGTGCAGGTCTGCCTGTGTGACA
This genomic interval carries:
- a CDS encoding homocysteine S-methyltransferase family protein; the protein is MVILDGGMGRELQRSGAPFRQPEWSALALSEAPEAVVGVHAAFIAAGAQVITSNSYAVVPFHIGEERFAKEGRQLANIAGQLARHAADAGAHPVRVAGSLPPLFGSYRPDLFQPERVEEVLTPLLQGLAPHVDLWLAETQSSVAEVRAIHGHLPADGRPFWVSFTLQDEEVDEVPRLRSGEPVADAIEAVVGLGVAAVLFNCSQPEVIGAALEVARSVIERHNADIAIGAYANAFPPQPKEATANDGLDELREDLDPPGYLAWANDWRARGASMIGGCCGIGPEHIAELKRNLA